A single genomic interval of Celeribacter indicus harbors:
- a CDS encoding carbohydrate ABC transporter permease, whose translation MDSIAGRKPALAWAVHLSVALLVLLWLLPTLGLFVSSFRTADQISSSGWWKALFPQEQTMILRTAAPETQQEIDGAHAIEGNLFEGAGAPAGRITAWGTSSREIAAYAPGETADMGEDGRLTVEENGDYTLVNEAEFTGSRGERVFLTATTPPSFTLDNYRTVLFSGSATDNMGRAFVNTLTVTIPATVIPILIAAFAAYALAWMDFPGRALLIAAVVALLVVPLQLALIPLLKLHLEVGIGKGYLGVWLAHTGFGMPLAIYLLRNYMVGLPKDIIENARVDGATDFQIFMKIILPLSFPALASFAIFQFLWTWNDLLVALVFLIDSSGETTVMTRQIVELLGTRGGNWEILATAAFVSISVPLVVFFFMQKYLVRGLLAGSVK comes from the coding sequence GTGGACAGCATCGCCGGACGCAAACCCGCACTCGCCTGGGCCGTGCACCTCTCGGTCGCGCTGCTCGTGCTGCTGTGGCTCCTGCCGACGCTGGGGCTCTTCGTCTCCTCCTTCCGCACCGCCGACCAGATCTCCTCCTCGGGCTGGTGGAAGGCGCTGTTCCCGCAGGAGCAGACCATGATCCTGCGCACCGCCGCGCCGGAGACGCAGCAGGAGATCGACGGCGCCCATGCGATCGAGGGCAACCTCTTCGAGGGCGCGGGCGCGCCGGCGGGGCGGATCACCGCCTGGGGCACCTCCTCGCGCGAGATCGCGGCCTATGCACCGGGCGAGACCGCCGACATGGGGGAGGACGGGCGGCTGACGGTCGAGGAGAACGGCGACTACACGCTGGTGAACGAGGCGGAATTCACCGGCTCGCGCGGGGAGCGGGTGTTCCTCACCGCGACGACGCCGCCCTCCTTCACGCTCGACAACTACCGCACGGTCCTGTTCTCGGGCAGCGCGACCGACAACATGGGGCGCGCCTTCGTCAACACGCTCACCGTGACGATCCCGGCGACGGTCATCCCGATCCTCATCGCGGCCTTCGCGGCCTATGCGCTGGCCTGGATGGACTTTCCCGGCCGCGCGCTCCTGATCGCGGCCGTCGTCGCGCTTCTCGTCGTGCCGCTGCAACTGGCGCTCATCCCGCTTCTGAAGCTCCACCTCGAGGTCGGGATCGGCAAGGGCTATCTCGGCGTCTGGCTGGCGCACACGGGCTTCGGCATGCCGCTCGCGATCTATCTGCTGCGCAACTACATGGTGGGGCTGCCGAAGGACATCATCGAGAACGCGCGGGTGGACGGGGCGACGGATTTCCAGATCTTCATGAAGATCATCCTGCCGCTGTCCTTTCCCGCGCTAGCCTCCTTCGCGATCTTCCAGTTCCTCTGGACCTGGAACGATCTGCTGGTCGCGCTCGTTTTCCTGATCGACAGCTCGGGCGAGACGACCGTGATGACGCGGCAGATCGTCGAGCTGCTCGGCACGCGGGGCGGCAACTGGGAAATCCTCGCGACGGCGGCCTTCGTGTCCATCTCGGTGCCGCTCGTCGTCTTCTTCTTCATGCAGAAATATCTCGTCCGCGGCCTGCTGGCCGGATCGGTGAAGTAA